The Candidatus Neomarinimicrobiota bacterium genome contains the following window.
TGCCCACGGCCTTAGGACAGCGGAATTTATTTAAAAGCCGCTTTTTATCAGTGCCCCAGTAAACCATGGGATGTTTACCGGGACAAATTGGTGTACCATCTTCTGTAAAACCAGCAGGAGGTTTTTTCTGGCCCCGGAGATTCAGTTTCACGATGGCCGGAACCTTTAAATCAAGGGCAGCTTTTTCATATATGAAATGGGCATCATACCCTGCATCCATTAGAAAATGGTCCAATTTGCTACCATACAGTTCTTCGTGCATGAGACAAGCTTTCTCCATTATTAACGGAGCAACTTCCATATCACTTACATTGGCCGGAACTATATACACAGTGGTAGAGGCCCGTCTTCCGTTATGAGAGCCGCAGTATGTACCTTGTAGCCGTAAAAAAATTCACTTTCACCTGTAGAGGCGGTACGGTGCCCAAATGCTGCACATTTAGTTGGGAGAGGGTAACAAAGAAACGAGAAAATGTTGATGGATGTGGTAATGGTGAACCCAAATTAAATCCTCAAAGCAAGCGTAAAACTATATCCCGACGCAATGCCTGGATTGAGTTACGTTGGCAAGGGGTTTACACATTGGAAATAAATAACAGCCCTCCGCATAATTCAATATGTTCTTGGTGAGCCCCGAGGCAATTTCAATCAAAGTAGCGCCGTAAGGGAAGTCTTGACAGACGGGGTCCCCGCGTTATGGTACAATGGCGTTTTCGACGGGGGATGTATAATTTTCTCACATGTTCCCGGAGCCGCCCGTCGGCAGTTATTACGAACCATACGCGGGGTGGCTGTCAAGACCGCTACTTTGTTCCTTAATTTTTAGCTTATACTGCAACTTTTGGTGCTGGTAGAAGGAGTTGATCCGGGTAAAGAAAAAAGAATGCTTGCGCTGGTGTTCTTCCCTTGGTACGGCATTCATAGCAGGGATTTCACCTTCTGTGGCTTTTTGTCGGGATAACAAAGATTTCCATGGAATGGGGTGAAACCCTTTTTCTATAAGCTACAAGCGTTAGTTTTTAAGGGCTTTTAATTTTGCAATTTGCTCTTATAAGGGCTAGGTAATGAGGTGAAGCAGGATATTATGAAATTGATAGTTAGTGTCAGTATTAAAGATCAAAAATTTTTGAATGACAAGACTTTTCATATAAGAGGCGAGGTTCGTATTCTAAATATTGGCGAATTAATTCGTGAGATTGATCGCATTCCAATTAAAGAATCAAATTCAGTAGTAATGAAAGGGCATCACAAGCTAAACGGGGGAGTGATTATTGGAAGTAAGTATCTATGCACGACGTATGGTCAAGTGCTTACCGTAGATTTAAACACTCGCAAACAAGAAACCGTATTGTCAGAACCTTTCTTTAACGATTTACATCATGTTAGTTATGCAAATGATGAATATGCAGTTGTAAATACTGGGCTTGAACAATTACTTATTTACGACTGCCGCTTTAACCTCAAACGGATTTACAATCTGTTAGATGATATTAACGTAAATCGAACATTTGACTTGAGTTTGGATTACCGTCACGTATGGTCAACCAAACCTCATTATGTTCATCCTAATTACTGCTTTTATTACGATGGGGAATGGTGGGTAACGCGATTTTTGCAAAAAGATGCGATTGGAATAGATTCTAAGCGACGTATTAGTTTGGAATCCTATGGTAATCCTCACGACGGATTAGTAATGGATGATTGTGTTTATTTTACTACGACAAATGGTTGGGTAGTTAAATATAATTTTAAAACTCGCACGTATGACTCTTGGAACCTAAACGAATTAGTGGGGCGAGATCAACTGGGGTGGTGTCGTGGTCTTGCTGTAATAGGTGATAAAGCATATGTGTGCTTTACTAAATTTCGTTCAAGTAGAGCTAAAGAGATGGTTAAATGGATAATAGATGCGTCAATTAGAGAAGCGCTACCAAGTCGTATATTGGAAGTGGACCTTAAAAGGAATAAAATAACGAGGGAAATAAGTTTTCAGGAAAAAGATTTGACTTTATTTAGCCTTACATACATATCTAATTAGGGCTTAAAGCTGGTATCTTAAATCAACGTAGAAAGTTTATATCAGAACTAAGGGAGTTAAGGGTAAATGCAAAATGCCCCTCTGGTTTCTGTCATTGTTCCGACGTACAACTCAAAATCAGAAGAACTTGAACGTACTATCAATAGCATTCTAAACCAAGATTACACTAACATTGAAATAATAGTTGTTGATGATGGGTCACGCAATCCTTTTTCCGGGATTAAAGACAGATTCAAAATTGAAAGGAGAATACAATGGTTAGAAATGTCCGAAAATATGGGAGTTGCAGTAGCTAGAAACGCTGGGATTCAACAAGCGTCGGGAGATTATATAGCCTTTTTAGATGCGGGAGATTGGTGGGAACCTAATAAAATCCGTTTGCAAGTAAAACTATTTGAATCCTTGTCCAGTGATTATGGGTTAGTCTACTGTGGAGCATTTGTACATAATCCAAATGGGATGGTGTACAAATCATTCCCTAAATTTTCAGGGAACATCTATAAACATCTACTTGTGAGTCAGGTAATTACTGGTTCGTGTTCTTCGGTATTAATGCCTCGACACGTACTAGATAAAGTAGGGGATTTTTTTGAACAATACGACCTGCCGGAGGATAGAGAACTGTGGATGAGGATTTCAAAGAATTACGAAGTATCATATGTTAATC
Protein-coding sequences here:
- a CDS encoding glycosyltransferase family 2 protein, whose product is MQNAPLVSVIVPTYNSKSEELERTINSILNQDYTNIEIIVVDDGSRNPFSGIKDRFKIERRIQWLEMSENMGVAVARNAGIQQASGDYIAFLDAGDWWEPNKIRLQVKLFESLSSDYGLVYCGAFVHNPNGMVYKSFPKFSGNIYKHLLVSQVITGSCSSVLMPRHVLDKVGDFFEQYDLPEDRELWMRISKNYEVSYVNQCLVHLNVCPCSRSTNPEVKSITYRRLLRLYEKDLIKYGVKSKAWAHCKLVIGQKYLRKRNIIKAFTYFADALFTHPSIHVTKGLIISLFPFILRLKHLRLK